The region AAAAAGCTGCGTAACAGCAATCTGATGTGAGGTTCCCCTCACCAGACCAGAATTGATCTGTCCAACACCCGGTTCGCCGGGTGTTTTTTCATCGGGGGTTCTCATCAATGCTGCGCCGCTACTTATTTGAAATCATTCTGATCGCCCTGATCCTGTGCGGGTTGATCGCCACCTTCTTTTATTTGTAGCCGCTGATCCCCCTCGGGTTATAAATTATCGAAAAATCAATCACTGCCCATCCACACAATAGCTAAATCAGTCTATAGTTAGCATTCCGTGTGTTTATGGATGATTCGTATTTGCCAGGCAAGAGATCTATGCGCATAACCGTTTTGCTGTTGCTGTGCTCATTCCCGCTCGCACTCTCCCTCTCAGCGCGGGCCGACAGCCCATCCGACGCGTCGACGGCTGAGCAAACCCGCTTATTTTTTGGTAAGGATGAACGGATAAAGGTCACACAAACCGAGGAGTGGCCCTGGCAGGCGATTGGCCAGGTGGAAACCGCCAGCGGCAACTTGTGCACCGCCACACTGATTTCCCCTCATCTGGCGCTTACCGCCGGCCATTGTGTACTGGCGCCGCCAGGCCAATTGGATAAGGCCATCGCCCTGCGCTTTGTTGCCGGCAATAAGAGCTGGAAATACCAGATCGACAATATCGAAACGCTGGTCGACCGCAAGTTGGGGAAAAAACTCAAGCCTGACGGCGAAGGCTGGATTGTACCACCGGCTGCCGCAGCCTATGACTTTGCGCTGATCCGCCTGAAGGATAAAAAACCGCTGCCGATTAAACCTCTGCCGCTGTGGCAAGGCGACGGCAAAGCGCTAACGCTGGCGATGAAACAGGCCAAACGGCTGATTACCCAAGCCGGTTACCCGGAAGACCACCTGGACGATCTCTACAGCCACCAGAACTGTAAAGTGACGGGTTGGGCGCAGCAGGGCGTGTTGTCGCACCAGTGCGATACCCTGCCCGGAGACAGCGGTTCGCCGTTACTGCTGAAAACCACCGACGGCTGGTCGTTGATCGCCATTCAAAGCTCCGCGCCGACGGCCCAAGACCGCTACCGTGCCGATAACCGCGCGTTGGCAGTGACCGGCATTCGCGATGCGCTGGACGCGCTGGCTGCGGGTAAATAACGACAGGGGTCAGCATGCTGACCCCTGTTCGTTTACGCTGAAAGCTGCTCGATAGTTTGCATGATGCGTTTGTCCGAAATCGGATAAGGCGTACCGAGTTGCTGAGCGAACAGGCTGACGCGCAGTTCTTCTATCATCCAGCGTACTTCTTTCACTTCGTCATCCTGCCGGCGTTTCGGCGGCAGCTTGTTCAGCCACTGTTGCCACGCCTGCTGCACCTGATCCACCCGCAGCATCTGCGCGCGGTCGCGGTGCGGATCGATCGCCAGCTTCTCCAGCCGGCGTTCAATCGCCTGCAAATAACGCAGCGTATCCGGCAGGCGCTTCCAGCCGTTGTTGGTGACGAACCCGCGATAAATCAGGCCACCGAGCTGGGTTTTGATATCCGACAACGCCAGCGCCAGCGACATGTCCACCCGGCCCTTCAGCCGCTTGTTGATATTGAATACCGTGGTCAGGATCTGCTCGACCTGCCTGGCCACCCCCACCACCGTTTCATTCAACTCGCCGCGCACCAACTCCTGCAGGCGCGCGAAGTTATCTTCCTGCCATACCGGCCCGCCATGTTCGGCAATCAGCTTGTCGATACCGCACGAGATGCAGTCGTCGATCAAATCCAACACCTTGCCATAAGGGTTAAAATACAGCCCCAGCTTGGCTTTGTTGGGCAGTTTTTCATGCAGATACTTGATCGGTGAAGGAATGTTCAGCAACAGCAGGCGGCGCGTGCCCTGCCACATCGCCTGTTGCTGCTCTTGCTCGCTGTCGAACAGACGGATCGCCACGCTGTCTTTTTCATCCACCAGCGCCGGGTAGGCTTTCATCGAGTAGCCGCCGCGTTTCTGCTCATAAAACTCCGGCAGTTTGCCGAAGCTCCAGATATGCAGATTGCTTTGTTCCAACCCATCATCCGCCACCGCCGACAGCGTCTCCTGCACTTTATCCTTCAGTTGCAGCTTGAGCGCCGTCAGATCTTTGCCTTCGAGCAAGGTTTTATGATTTTCACCCACCACCCGGAACGTCATTTTAAGATGATCGGGCACCTGATCCCAGTGCCAGTCATCTCGTGACACCGTCACGCCAGTCATGCGCCGCAACTCCCGCTCCAGCGAATCCAACAGCGGCAGCTCCAGCGCGGTGACCCGCCCGAGGAAAGCCTCGGCGTAGTTCGGCGCCGGGACAAAGTTACGGCGAACCGGCTTCGGCAGCGACTTGATCAGCGCAATCACCAGCTCACGGCGAATGCCCGGGATTTGCCATTCAAAGCCCTGATCTTCAATCTGGTTGAGAATAGGCAGAGGAATGTGCACCGTCACGCCATCGGCGTCGGTGCCCGGCTCAAACTGGTAAGTCAAGCGCAGCTTGAGATTGCCCTGGTGCCAGGCATTCGGGTAGTCCAGCGCGCTGATTTTGTTGGCGCCGTCCTTGATCAGCATCTCTTTTTCAAAGCTGAGCAGATCCGGCTTTTGTTTACCGGCGGTTTTCCACCAGTTATCAAAATGACGCCCGGACACCACATCGCTCGGTATCCGCTGGTCGTAGAAACTGAACAGGGTTTCGTCATCCACCAAAATGTCGCGGCGACGCGATTTATGTTCCAGCTCTTCCACTTCGGCGCATAGCTTCAGGTTGGCGCTGAAGAAGGCATGCCGCGTCTGCCAGTCGCCTTCCACCAACGCATGGCGGATAAACAGCTCACGGCACAGCAGCGGATCAATAGTGCTGTAATTGACTGGCCGTGCAGCGACAATCGGCAACCCAAACAGCGTCACTTTTTCATTGGCCATCACCGCGCCCTGGGATTTCGACCAGTGCGGCTCGCTGTAACTGCGTTTCACCAGGTGCTGGGCCAGCGGCTCAATCCACTCAGGTTCGATGCGTGCGGCGATGCGGCCCCACAGGCGGCTGGTTTCCACCAGTTCGGCCACCATCGTCCACTTCGGCGGCTTCTTGAACAGGCCGGAGCCGGGGAAGATCGAGAACCGGGCGTTGCGGGCGCCGGTGAATTCCTGCTTGTCGGCATCCTTCTGGCCGATATGCGACAACAGCCCGGTGAGCAACGCGGTATGCACGCTGCGGTAATCGGAAGGCTCTCTGTTGACCGGCAGCCCCAGCTCTTTCACCACCTGGCGCAATTGGGTGTAGATATCCTGCCATTCGCGCACCCGCAGATAGTTAAGGAAATCATTGCGGCACAGCCGACGGAACTGGCTGGAGGAGTGCTCTTTCTGCTGCTCTTTCAGGTAGTCCCACAGATTGACGTAGGCCAGGAAGTCCGAGTCTTTGTCGGCGAAACGGCGGTGTTTCTCGTCCGACGCCTGCTGTTTGTCCATCGGCCGCTCTCGCGGATCCTGGATCGACAACGCGGCAGTGATGATCATCACCTCACGTACGCTGCCGCTCTTTTGCGCTTCCAGCACCATGCGCGCCAGGCGCGGATCGATAGGCAACTGCGCCAGTTGGCGGCCCTGCGGGGTGAGCTGATAATGGCCGTTTTCAGCCGTTTTAATCGCACCGAGTTCTTCCAACAGGCGCACGCCGTCCAGAATATTGCGCTTGTCCGGCGCTTCGACAAACGGGAATGCGGCGATATCGCCGAGCCCGAGCGACGTCATCTGCAAGATAACCGACGCCAGGTTGGTGCGCAGGATCTCCGGATCGGTAAACGCCGGCCGCGACAGGAAATCCTGTTCGGAGTACAAACGGATACAGATACCGTCCGACACGCGGCCACAACGGCCTTTACGCTGGTTGGCGGAAGCCTGGGACACCGGCTCGATCGGCAGGCGCTGGACCTTGGTGCGGAAACTGTAGCGGCTGATGCGCGCGGTACCCGGATCGATGACGTACTTGATGCCCGGCACCGTCAGCGAGGTTTCCGCCACGTTGGTCGCCAGCACAATGCGGCGGCCGTGATGCGACTGGAACACCCGGTTTTGTTCGCTGTTCGATAGCCGCGCATAAAGCGGCAATACTTCGGTATGCGGCAAATCAAGACGGTTCAACGCGTCGGCGGTATCGCGAATCTCACGCTCGCCGCTCATAAAGATCAGGATATCCCCAGGCCCTTCGCGGCCGAGTTCATCCACCGCGTCGAAAATCGCCTGCAGTTGATCGCGATCGGTATCGTCGGCGTCGTCCACCACCGGGCGATAGCGTACCTCGACCGGATAAGTACGACCGGAAACTTCGATAATCGGCGCGTTATTGAAATGGCGCGAAAACCGCTGAGGATCGATGGTCGCCGATGTGATGATGACTTTCAGATCGGGGCGCTTCGGCAACAGTTCACGCAGATAACCGAGGATAAAGTCGATGTTCAGGCTGCGTTCGTGCGCCTCATCGATAATCAGCGTGTCGTATTGCATCAACAGCCGATCCTGCTGGATTTCCGCCAGCAGAATACCGTCGGTCATCAGCTTGACCAGCGTATTTTCACCGACCTGATCGTTAAAGCGCACCTTATAACCGACGCTGCCGCCGAGCGGCGTTTCCAGTTCATCGGCAATGCGGTTTGCTACGGTGCGTGCCGCCAGGCGCCGTGGCTGGGTATGGCCGATCAGCCCCTTCACCCCACGCCCGAGTTCCAGGCAGATCTTCGGCAACTGGGTGGTTTTCCCCGAACCGGTTTCACCGGCGACGATCACCACCTGATGGTCACGGATCGCATTCAGGATATCCTGCTTTTTCTGGCTGACCGGCAGGTTTTCCGGATAGGTGATTTTCGGGCAAGAGGCAGCGCGCGCCTGCACTTTCTGCAACGCCGCCGCAATGTCACTTTCTACTTCAGCGGCGACCGCCAACTGAGCATCGGGATTTTTGATTTTTCGTGCGCCCTGCAACCGACGTTGCAGGCGTTGTTGATCACGGAGCATCAGTTCGCCCAGTTGGGCAGAGGATGCCGCGAGCGGAGATTTCACGTTCGGTATTCCTTGTCTCATCGCTGCCGTATCAAGCTTTAGCAACGGTTTAATGATGTATTGGCACTTTTTCATCTTTAGCCGCTCAGAGTAGCACAAGCCGCTTTTTCCCCATAATGCCGCTGTTCAAGAGGCATCGGGTCATTCAATAAAATCGAACAAAGAACTCGAAATATTGCGCTATCACTGCTGGAAGAATGTGAATAAAGTGTACCCCATGCAAGGGACGCTTTGTCCTGATGTCACTGTCATAACGTAAGGAATTACCGATGAGCAAAGTATTGGTTCTCAAATCAAGCATCCTGGCGGGCTATTCTCAGTCTAATCAACTGGCGGATTTCTTCGTGGAGCAGTGGGCCAACACCCACGGCAACGACACCATTACCGTCCGCGATCTGGCCGCACAGCCAATCCCGGTGCTCGACGGCGAACTGGTTGGCGCGCTGCGCCCTTCCGATACGCCACTGACCCCACGTCAGCAAGAAGCGCTGGCGCTGTCAGACGAACTGATTGCCGAGCTGCAAGCCAATGACACCATCGTTATGGCGGCGCCGATGTATAACTTCAACATCCCGACCCAGCTGAAAAACTATTTCGACCTGATTGCCCGCGCCGGCGTGACCTTCCGTTACACCGAAAACGGTCCGGAAGGCCTGGTGAAGGGCAAACGCGCCATCATTCTGACCAGCCGCGGCGGCATTCATAAAGGCACGCCAACCGATCTGGTTGAACCTTACCTGCGTCTGTTCCTGGGCTTCATCGGCATCACCGACGTTGAGTTCGTGTTCGCCGAAGGCATCGCCTACGGCCCGGACGTTGCAACCAAAGCGCAGGCCGATGCCAAAGCCGTGCTGGCGCAGGTTGTCGCCGCCTGATGCGTCGCAGGGGCAATATGCCCCTGCCGAATCATACCGATCTTCGTTAATGCCTATTGCACTGCCCTCAAAATAATTCCAAAGCTTTATCGCGATTGCGCGCCAAACGGCGCGCTTTTTTATTTCTTCAACCACTGACCGTTAATGCCGCGCACATACTCCCCCGCGGGCGCACGCGTCACCAGCTTCTGCCCGGCCATGCGCGCCACTTCATCGATGGCGATATGGTTGCCGTCCGCCACTTCCTGATATTTTACGGTACGCCCGGCGTTAATGTTTTTCACCAGCGTCAGGGTTTCGGTGTCCTGTTTGACCGGCGCAATATAGCCGCTAAGCGTCTCGCCCACGCGGCCCTGCTGTTTGGCTTCATCAAGCGTCAGTGCCATCGCCATATCGCTGAATAACCAGGCTGCCCCCAGCAAGGCTAAATAACGTTTTTTCATTTTTGTTTGGCTCCTAGAACAGACCGCTTTGGGTTTTCAGCAGATTATCGACGTCCTTATCCACCTTGATATGAATTTCATGTTCGATCTTCACGTTCATATTGATGGTAATCGGGTCTTTGGGCGTCGCGACCTCAATGCGCGGCACGCAGCCGCTCAGTAAAGAAGTGCCCAACACGGCTACCAGCAAGGGTCCGCTGATGATTTTCATGGTTGTTCCCCAGGTTTTGAGAGGGCCTGCTCAAGCCACTCCTGTAAATTGTCGCCAAAGCGCAAACTGCGCCATAGCTGAAACACGTTCTCCTGATGGGTGTAATTCAGGATAACCTCACGTTTGGCGCTTTTCTGCGGATTTACCCCGTCAATGCGCGCTTTTAGCGTCAGCTCGCCCAGATTATCGAGATCGACACTGGCCTGCGAACGGTTGATCTCCATGTAGCGCAGCCAGTCTATCGCCGCGCCGGTCGCCAGATTATTGCTGCCGATAGCGTCCGCCATGTCTTTGTCCAGCCGCAGCGTCAGCGTGCCGGCATTGGCGATCCATCCATTGCGCACCAGCCATTTGGGGTGATTGAGATACAAAGGCAGCTCGCCATCGACCTTGCCGGACATGGCAAATTGTTTTGGCTTCAACGCGGTAAACAGCGCGCTGAGATCCACCTTGTCCAGCTTCAGCACCGCAGCATCATGTTGCGGCATTCGCAACGCCGACAGGCTGACATGCCCATTCAGCGCATCCATG is a window of Serratia plymuthica DNA encoding:
- a CDS encoding trypsin-like serine peptidase codes for the protein MRITVLLLLCSFPLALSLSARADSPSDASTAEQTRLFFGKDERIKVTQTEEWPWQAIGQVETASGNLCTATLISPHLALTAGHCVLAPPGQLDKAIALRFVAGNKSWKYQIDNIETLVDRKLGKKLKPDGEGWIVPPAAAAYDFALIRLKDKKPLPIKPLPLWQGDGKALTLAMKQAKRLITQAGYPEDHLDDLYSHQNCKVTGWAQQGVLSHQCDTLPGDSGSPLLLKTTDGWSLIAIQSSAPTAQDRYRADNRALAVTGIRDALDALAAGK
- the hrpA gene encoding ATP-dependent RNA helicase HrpA — protein: MKSPLAASSAQLGELMLRDQQRLQRRLQGARKIKNPDAQLAVAAEVESDIAAALQKVQARAASCPKITYPENLPVSQKKQDILNAIRDHQVVIVAGETGSGKTTQLPKICLELGRGVKGLIGHTQPRRLAARTVANRIADELETPLGGSVGYKVRFNDQVGENTLVKLMTDGILLAEIQQDRLLMQYDTLIIDEAHERSLNIDFILGYLRELLPKRPDLKVIITSATIDPQRFSRHFNNAPIIEVSGRTYPVEVRYRPVVDDADDTDRDQLQAIFDAVDELGREGPGDILIFMSGEREIRDTADALNRLDLPHTEVLPLYARLSNSEQNRVFQSHHGRRIVLATNVAETSLTVPGIKYVIDPGTARISRYSFRTKVQRLPIEPVSQASANQRKGRCGRVSDGICIRLYSEQDFLSRPAFTDPEILRTNLASVILQMTSLGLGDIAAFPFVEAPDKRNILDGVRLLEELGAIKTAENGHYQLTPQGRQLAQLPIDPRLARMVLEAQKSGSVREVMIITAALSIQDPRERPMDKQQASDEKHRRFADKDSDFLAYVNLWDYLKEQQKEHSSSQFRRLCRNDFLNYLRVREWQDIYTQLRQVVKELGLPVNREPSDYRSVHTALLTGLLSHIGQKDADKQEFTGARNARFSIFPGSGLFKKPPKWTMVAELVETSRLWGRIAARIEPEWIEPLAQHLVKRSYSEPHWSKSQGAVMANEKVTLFGLPIVAARPVNYSTIDPLLCRELFIRHALVEGDWQTRHAFFSANLKLCAEVEELEHKSRRRDILVDDETLFSFYDQRIPSDVVSGRHFDNWWKTAGKQKPDLLSFEKEMLIKDGANKISALDYPNAWHQGNLKLRLTYQFEPGTDADGVTVHIPLPILNQIEDQGFEWQIPGIRRELVIALIKSLPKPVRRNFVPAPNYAEAFLGRVTALELPLLDSLERELRRMTGVTVSRDDWHWDQVPDHLKMTFRVVGENHKTLLEGKDLTALKLQLKDKVQETLSAVADDGLEQSNLHIWSFGKLPEFYEQKRGGYSMKAYPALVDEKDSVAIRLFDSEQEQQQAMWQGTRRLLLLNIPSPIKYLHEKLPNKAKLGLYFNPYGKVLDLIDDCISCGIDKLIAEHGGPVWQEDNFARLQELVRGELNETVVGVARQVEQILTTVFNINKRLKGRVDMSLALALSDIKTQLGGLIYRGFVTNNGWKRLPDTLRYLQAIERRLEKLAIDPHRDRAQMLRVDQVQQAWQQWLNKLPPKRRQDDEVKEVRWMIEELRVSLFAQQLGTPYPISDKRIMQTIEQLSA
- the azoR gene encoding FMN-dependent NADH-azoreductase is translated as MSKVLVLKSSILAGYSQSNQLADFFVEQWANTHGNDTITVRDLAAQPIPVLDGELVGALRPSDTPLTPRQQEALALSDELIAELQANDTIVMAAPMYNFNIPTQLKNYFDLIARAGVTFRYTENGPEGLVKGKRAIILTSRGGIHKGTPTDLVEPYLRLFLGFIGITDVEFVFAEGIAYGPDVATKAQADAKAVLAQVVAA
- a CDS encoding YdbL family protein, whose translation is MKKRYLALLGAAWLFSDMAMALTLDEAKQQGRVGETLSGYIAPVKQDTETLTLVKNINAGRTVKYQEVADGNHIAIDEVARMAGQKLVTRAPAGEYVRGINGQWLKK
- a CDS encoding YnbE family lipoprotein — its product is MKIISGPLLVAVLGTSLLSGCVPRIEVATPKDPITINMNVKIEHEIHIKVDKDVDNLLKTQSGLF